The Vidua macroura isolate BioBank_ID:100142 chromosome 4, ASM2450914v1, whole genome shotgun sequence genome window below encodes:
- the SCOC gene encoding short coiled-coil protein isoform X3, which yields MMNADMDAVEAENQVELEEKTRLINQVLELQHTLEDLSARVDAVKEENLKLKSENQVLGQYIENLMSASSVFQTTDTKSKRK from the exons ATGATGAACGCCGATATGGATG CTGTTGAGGCTGAGAATCAGGTGGAATTAGAAGAGAAAACACGGCTTATTAATCAAGTTTTGGAACTGCAGCACACACTTGAAG ATCTCTCAGCACGAGTAGATGCTGTTAAGGAAGAAAACTTGAAACTGAAATCAGAAAACCAAGTTCTTGGACAGTATATAGAAAATCTGATGTCAGCATCTAGTGTTTTCCAAACAACtgacacaaaaagcaaaaggaagtaA